One region of Miscanthus floridulus cultivar M001 chromosome 19, ASM1932011v1, whole genome shotgun sequence genomic DNA includes:
- the LOC136525267 gene encoding uncharacterized protein isoform X1, whose product MEPTDASIVPGLTVPMTPDEPPGMINGERPPPYPSGFNPADMPFEPNMAVPQFPDPAITISATRWLKYALWFLEVLDINVTTSEVVNAEGHQEWRCNIAFDIPTRGVTAGERKKVDLKGQPKPNQIDAEFNTVRKCLRKLKRIGYQVPDYSLFKIWDLERSSDVAKVSKRIAKDNQIDVILLNNYTYAACGLQAILEQAIEQLGYCCDYDGYVDTTGGYQYRLKLTLELASKSLAVGYIYGQPCLRVCEARESALMWALKYIDIDRRYTIRDIHYYDYIKKKTSLGL is encoded by the exons ATGGAGCCTACTGATGCTTCCATCGTCCCAGGGCTAACGGTGCCTATGACGCCAGATGAACCACCAG GTATGATAAATGGCGAACGTCCCCCGCCATATCCGTCAGGTTTCAACCCTGCTGATATGCCATTCGAGCCAAATATGGCTGTTCCGCAGTTCCCAGATCCAGCCATA actatatccgcAACCCGTTGGCTGAAATATGCACTGTGGTTTCTCGAAGTGTTGGACATCAATGTTACGACAAGTGAGGTCGTGAATGCTGAAGGGCATCAGGAATGGAGGTGTAATATCGCCTTTGACATCCCTACTAGGGGTGTAACAGCAGGGGAGCGCAAAAAAGTCGATCTCAAGGGACAACCGAAGCCGAACCAGATAGATGCGGAGTTCAATACCGTGAGGAAATGTTTACGGAAACTCAAGCGTATTGGCTATCAAGTGCCTGATTACTCATTGTTCAAAATTTGGGATTTAGAGCGTAGTTCGGACGTGGCGAAAGTAAGCAAAAGGATTGCTAAAGATAACCAAATCGATGTG ATTTTACTCAATAATTATActtatgctgcatgtggcttgcaAGCCATTCTAGAGCAAGCTATTGAGCAACTGGGGTACTGTTGCGACTATGATGGGTATGTGGATACTACAGGTGGATACCAGTACCGCCTGAAACTTACTCTGGAGTTGGCCTCTAAAAGTTTGGCAGTAGGTTACATCTACGGACAACCATGTCTTCGGGTTTGTGAGGCAAGAGAGAGTGCACTAATGTGGGCATTGAAATACATAGACATTGACCGCCGTTACACAATCCGTGACATACATTACTATGACTATATAAAAAAGAAAACTTCATTAGGTTTATAA
- the LOC136525267 gene encoding uncharacterized protein isoform X2 codes for MNHQTISATRWLKYALWFLEVLDINVTTSEVVNAEGHQEWRCNIAFDIPTRGVTAGERKKVDLKGQPKPNQIDAEFNTVRKCLRKLKRIGYQVPDYSLFKIWDLERSSDVAKVSKRIAKDNQIDVILLNNYTYAACGLQAILEQAIEQLGYCCDYDGYVDTTGGYQYRLKLTLELASKSLAVGYIYGQPCLRVCEARESALMWALKYIDIDRRYTIRDIHYYDYIKKKTSLGL; via the exons ATGAACCACCAG actatatccgcAACCCGTTGGCTGAAATATGCACTGTGGTTTCTCGAAGTGTTGGACATCAATGTTACGACAAGTGAGGTCGTGAATGCTGAAGGGCATCAGGAATGGAGGTGTAATATCGCCTTTGACATCCCTACTAGGGGTGTAACAGCAGGGGAGCGCAAAAAAGTCGATCTCAAGGGACAACCGAAGCCGAACCAGATAGATGCGGAGTTCAATACCGTGAGGAAATGTTTACGGAAACTCAAGCGTATTGGCTATCAAGTGCCTGATTACTCATTGTTCAAAATTTGGGATTTAGAGCGTAGTTCGGACGTGGCGAAAGTAAGCAAAAGGATTGCTAAAGATAACCAAATCGATGTG ATTTTACTCAATAATTATActtatgctgcatgtggcttgcaAGCCATTCTAGAGCAAGCTATTGAGCAACTGGGGTACTGTTGCGACTATGATGGGTATGTGGATACTACAGGTGGATACCAGTACCGCCTGAAACTTACTCTGGAGTTGGCCTCTAAAAGTTTGGCAGTAGGTTACATCTACGGACAACCATGTCTTCGGGTTTGTGAGGCAAGAGAGAGTGCACTAATGTGGGCATTGAAATACATAGACATTGACCGCCGTTACACAATCCGTGACATACATTACTATGACTATATAAAAAAGAAAACTTCATTAGGTTTATAA
- the LOC136529449 gene encoding uncharacterized protein — MTPAPSSMGCFGRILPSARLAATLVSPPSPAATRPLLLFPRAKAAGRRADLAARGQAQGIMASAATTSGGAAAMSRRGRPAPHAPVCSAPPPPAAREARHGAPLPRGLLLPSSLSAVTAGCGACRSGDTCRCKARDAGRGRDNLQCRYRVTGEHGVQCKLLSPHAALQSHTYINYDSFNIIVAAANFLYSLGMLLEFAAFFWLCVKQPGLTRPFRVPARLLAAVVLCLVPSAFLVFVMAIAGRKVYAISAAFTAACAGNRWMVKLTLVCGYLLVGSARILFTLRS; from the exons ATGACCCCTGCGCCGTCATCGATGGGATGCTTCGGGAGGATCCTTCCTTCGGCACGGCTAGCTGCTACGCTAGTCTCTCCTCCTTCTCCTGCCGCGACCCGCCCCCTCCTCCTCTTCCCTCGCGCCAAAGCCGCAGGCCGCCGCGCGGACCTGGCCGCCCGTGGGCAAGCGCAGGGCATCATGGCATCCGCTGCGACCACCTCGGGTGGCGCTGCAGCGATGTCACGTCGCGGGCGCCCGGCTCCGCATGCCCCTGTGTgttctgcgccgccgccgccagcggcgAGGGAGGCGCGACACGGAGCTCCACTTCCTCGAGGCCTCCTTCTGCCGTCGTCCCTATCTGCCGTCACCGCCGGCTGTGGCGCCTGCCGGAGTGGGGACACCTGCCGCTGCAAGGCACGCGACGCCGGGCGCGGCCGCGACAACCTCCAGTGCCGCTACCGCGTCACAGGCGAGCACGGGGTCCAGTGCAAGCTGCTGAGTCCTCACGCTGCTCTCCAATCTCATACATACATAAATTACGATAG CTTCAACATCATCGTGGCCGCCGCCAACTTCCTCTACAGCCTGGGCATGCTCCTCGAGTTCGCCGCCTTCTTCTGGCTCTGCGTCAAGCAGCCCGGCCTGACGCGCCCGTTCCGCGTCCCGGCCCGCCTGCTGGCCGCCGTCGTGCTCTGTCTCGTCCCCTCCGCGTTCCTCGTCTTCGTCATGGCCATCGCCGGGCGGAAGGTGTACGCCATCAGCGCTGCGTTCACGGCGGCCTGTGCAG